The candidate division KSB1 bacterium region GGATCTGCACCGGCGTCGCGTTCTCCGAAGAAGGCGTAACGTCGGTGGACAAGAGGTTTTCCACAAAGCCGTTGTTCACCGCGCTGCGGAGGCCGGTTGTTGAACCGGGATTCACATAGGTGACCGTGGGCACCAAGTCTGTGTTGGGCACCTTTGGGGAAGTTGCGACCACCGGAATCCTAAAGGTGGTGGCGTTGGCCCAAGTGCCTGTGGCCCCAATGGTCAGAATCCCTTTGCCCGCCACGGTGAAACCGCTGGTACTCAGCCGACTCTGGTCCATGCCATTTTGAGCATGGTCAAAGGTCACCTCCACCCAGTCCAGGTAGCCCCAGCCATTGGTTCCGGCATTGGTGGGCGACAGCCCATCGACGGTGCGCACGGAGACGATGTTGGGAAAGATGCCGTCGGTAATGGTCTTGGTGGGCCCTACGCCATTGTAGTTGCTGTCCGGACTCACGTCCCGCACAAGATTGATGCCTGTGAACGAAATGGTGCCCGTGACGTCCTCATGAATAAAGTTGTTGGTCAGGGTAAATTCATAGGTAGCCGTGGGGGGATTTGCAGCGGTGGGCGAAACGATGGCGCTCACCGGGTTATTGACCCCGTTGATGGTCACGGTGAAATCGTTGCCCTGTACGTAATTGAAGGCCACCGGTTCGCTAAACACCACCTGAATGCGTTTGGCGGCAAGTGCATTGGCCAATGCTTGTCGCCGGGTCGCGCGCTTGGTCTGGGCGCTGACAATGGCAGGTCCGGAGCGGTCGGTCACCGCCTTGGAATGCGTCTGAGCAAACTGACCAACAGAATTTGCGAACTTGTCCGCATCGCTGGGCGGAGGGTAGTACCACAACGTGGGCGTGATGCCGGAGTTGGGGGAGTTGGAAACCGTCCATATCACAAAGTGTTTGTTGTCGCTCCAGGCCCCCAGTGCTTCGATGCTGGACACGGTGGAGCCCAGGCCGCCAAAAATCGCCGTGCTCGCGGCCGTGTTGCTGGTGCGCATGGGCTCGCTCCACTCGATGACGATCTTGTCGATGTAGCCGTCATACTGCACCTGATTGCCGGGGGAGCCTGGCGTGTGTCCGGTGCCGTCGTCGTAATGTTCCACTTTCCGCATGCGCGGGGTGATGTCGTCGGTGGCCTTCACGAACCCTGTTTCGGTCTGAATGGGGACGCCACCCACACGCAGATACCCACTTGCGGCGAACTTGACCCGGGGCTGGATGTTGGTGTCGTAGCCCAGGCCATCAGGGAACGGATTGCTTACCCCTGACTTGATCCGGACGTAGAAGTATTGGTCGTAAGCACCCTGGCCTGGGATCGGATCCGACACGAGCTCCCCCGCGTCGCCGCTGGCTTCGTAGACGTCGCCAGGATTGGTGGTCTCGTTGTCGTCGCCGTCGATGTTCAGGTCGATCTCCACTTTGGCGCCGGCAAAATTGTCGTTGAGGGCGTTGTGACCATCGGGCCCCACGACGGTGAGTTTGATCCACGCCGCATAGCCGGTGTACGCAGGGTCAGCGGTAGCCCTGTTGCCGACCGACCCCTGTTGCGCAAAAGCTGCTGCCGAGCAGAGCAGGAGGAGACCAGCTGCCACCAGCGCGTTGCTCCGTAGCCTATTCGCTGCCATCGTTAGCCTCCACTCCATACGTTCGAGCCCCCAGCGGGTCCACAGGTGCTTGCATGCCCACCCTTGCACACTCCACGCCGTGTAAAATTAGCAATTGATTTCACAAAAGCAAGCACTTTTTGAACAGTTTAGGGGCCTGGACAAATGTACTACTCCACGCTTGCAGCGGCCGACATAAACGCTGCTCAAGTGTGGGCGGCAAATCTGGTGCCAGGGAGAATGGAGAGGAGAGGCTTGGGCCGCCACGCAACGCCAGGTGGAGCTGAGCGTGAGGTGCTTCAACCTATAGAAAACGTGAATGTTGGGACAAGGCTTTTCTTATGGCGCTCGCACCGTGGAGTGCCTTCGGCCAAAGGAGTGTGCGGAAATGCGATAGGGTGACACAGTGTGTTCGAAATGAGACGATTTGAGCGGTTATCGGCCACCGACAAACGCGTTGATTTTTGCCCGCTTGTTTGCTAAATTAACCCGGCAGGCGGAGTGGCGAAGCTGACAAAAGGAGCGCCGCCTACTCCTTTCGAGCGGAGGTCCGTAGTGCTCAAGATTCACCGACGATACCGGCACCTCAAGCGCTATCGGCAGATTGCCGTGGTCTTGGTCAAGTATGGGTTTGCGGACCTGGTGGAGCGGCTGAACCTTGGTGCCTATTTGCAGGTGGGGCGCCGCTTGCTTCGTCTCAAGGGAACGCCCGAAGGCGGGTCCACTGCCAGACGTATCCGGATGGCGCTCGAAGAGCTAGGGCCCACCTTTGTCAAGCTTGGCCAGGTGTTGAGCACGCGTTCCTTCTTAGTGCCTGCCGACGTGGTGGCGGAGCTCTCCTTGCTTCAGGACCAGGTGCGGCCGGAGCCTTTTTCCGCTCTGGAGCCGGTTCTCCAGCAGGAACTGCGAGGTCCATTAGGGCAGCACTTTCCGTGGTTTGACAGCGAGCCGTTGGCTTCGGCCTCCATCGCTCAGGTACACCGCGCGCGCACCGCTGATGGCCACGAGGTGGTGGTCAAAATTCAGCGCCCTGGGATTGCCGAGTCCATCGAAGCAGACATGGAGATCTTGCTGGACTTGGCGCGGCTCATTGAGCGGCACCTGCCAGAGAGTGGCCAGTTCGCCCCTGTGGCTATGGTGGAGGAGCTGGCCAGAAGCACGCGGCGGGAGCTGGACTTTGTGGCCGAGGCGCGCAATGTGGAGTTGTTCGCGCGCAACTGTGCCAAGCTCTCGGGTGTGCATGTGCCCGCGGTGTTTTGGAACCTCACTACCACCCGCGTGCTGACCTTGGAGTATGTGGAGGGGGTCAAGATCTCAGAGGTGGACAAGCTCCGCCACATGGGGGTGGACCTAAGGGAATTGGTGCGGCGCGGGACGGACTTTGTACTGAAACAGATTTTCGAGGACGGCTTCTTCCACGCCGACCCCCATCCCGGGAATCTCCTGGTGCGGCGAGACGGGGCCATCGTCCCTGTCGACTTTGGCATCATGGGGCGTTTAGACGATGAGATGCTGAGCTTGTTCGCTGATCTGCTGCTGGGCGTAACCCGCCGCGACGTGGAGCTTGTGGTCAGGGTCATGGCGCAGATGGGGATTGTCACGCCGGGCGGCGACGAAAGAACACTGCGCCTGGACATTAGCGAGTTCATCGACCGCTACTACGGACTTGCCTTGCGCAAGGTGCGCATGAAAGCCCTCTTGGAGGAGGCTGTGGCCCTCCTCGTGCGCCACCGGCTCCGCGTTCCGTCTAACCTCATGCTTCTGGGTAAAACTTTGGGTGCCTACGAGGATCTTGCGGCACGGCTGGACCCGGATTTCTCCTTTGCCGCAGCTGTGGGCCCCTACGCCCGCAAACTGATGTGGCGACAGTTCGAGCCCGGGCGGCTCGTCTACCAGGTGGGGCGGACCATGCGGGAGCTGTACCAACTGAGCCTTGTCGTGCCCCGGCATGTGGAGACACTGCTGCGACGGCTGAGCGCAGGTCGACTCGGGGCAGAACTGCACCACCAGGGCTTGGAGAACCTCATCCGCGAGATTGACCGTTCGTCAAATCGGCTGTCGTTCAGCCTGATCATCGCCGCCCTCATCGTGGCCTCCTCGATGATCATCACCGCCGGCCTGGGACCACGACTGTTTGGTCTGTCGGTCTTGGGTGTGGCCGGCTACCTCTTCGCCGGGCTGCTGGGAGTGTGGCTTGTAGTGGCGATTCTCCGCTCAGGGCGGCTGTAGATTTTCCCCAAGCGACTAGAAGGTAACGAGAGGGCACTATGCCGATCATCGTGGTAAGAAAAGGGCAGGCCGCAAGAAAGGTGGTGTCAACACCAGTCGTCAAGGAGGAGTACCTGCAAGAGTACATCCGCAAGAACCCGGCTGTGATCCCCCTTGATGACATCCGGGAGAATATGCAGCTCCTGGTGTTCGCGCGCGAGTTTCCCACCCCAAGTGGGCCCATTGACGCCCTCGCCGTAGACGAGGAGGGGGCGCTCTACATCATCGAGACCAAGCTCTACAAGAATCCCGATAAGAGGCTGGTTGTGGCTCAGGTTCTTGACTATGGAGCCGCACTCTGGAACAGCTTCGATGATTACTCGGAGATGGAAACCAGGATCGACCAGATGGTCAGGGCAACTTCGGGCATGTCATTCCGAGAGACGGTAGCGGACTTTTTCGGACTTGATGAAGAGCAAGTGAAGATGGCCATGAGTCGTTTCGAGTCCGACTTGAATTCTGGTCGCATCAACTTTATTTTTCTCATGGACCGCATTCACGACGAACTCAAGGGCTTGGTCGACTTCATAAACGCCAATAGTAGGTTTAGACTCTTGGCCTGTGAGGTGGAGTTCTACAGGTACGAGGATCTGGACATTCTGGTGCCGAAGCTTTACGGTGCTGCGACAATCAGGCAGTCATCAGCGTCCGCTTCAAGAAGGCGGTGGGACGAGGCTTCGTTCTTCGAGGAGGTGAAGCGGCGTTGTGACGAAGCCGGTCAGGAAAGCATAAGGCGGTTATTCGAGTTCGCCCGCCAAACAGAGGCGATGATCGCCTGGGGGAGCGGTGCCGCTCGAGGGTCGTTCAATCCGAAGTATGAGCGAGTCAGCGCGAGATCCATCTTCACCGTGTGTTCCGATGGGGAGTTGCGAGTGAATTTCGGCTGGCTTGACGACAATAGGCAAACCCTCGAGTTTCGGAAACGGCTCAAGCAGCTGTTGGCGGAAAGGGCTGGGCTCACATTCCCGCCCGGTTGGGAGCGGACCTTTGTGCGTTTTCCCATCGAGCAGTGGAAAGATCGGGTCGCAGACATAGTCGCAGTGTTGGGGGAAATGCTCGGATCAGCTGCTCAGAAAACGAGGCCAGAGGAAGCCGAGTCGGCTCGTTGATTGGTGCACCGGATATTCCTGAGAAATCACGTGACGACCGAGGAGATACTCGCCCAAGTAGGAGCGTTGGCTGACCAGAACGCCTTGCAAGTCTATGCAGTTGGCGGTTTTGTCCGTGACCGACTGCGTGGGGTCAACGGCGTGGACATCGACTTTGTCGTGGTAGGCGACGGCCCTGGCTTTGCGCGCTTGGCTCTGCAGAGGCTGGGGGGCAGCGGCTTTGTGGTCTATGAAAAATTCTGCACCGCCTCTTTCCTGCTGCACGGCCACAAGCTGGAATTCGTCTCCGCGCGGGCAGAAAGCTACCAGCCCACCTCGCGTAAACCACTTGTCCGGAAGGCCTCCTTGGCAGACGACTTGGCACGACGCGACTTCACCATTAACGCCATGGCTCTGTCGCTCAACCGCGCCTCGTGGATGGAGCTTGTCGACCCCTTTGGCGGCCAGGAGGATTTGCGGCAACGGATCATCCGCACCCCCCTCGATCCAGAGGAGACCTTCCAAGATGACCCGCTGCGCATCATGCGCGCCATCCGCTTCGCCACGCAGCTGGATTTTCGTCTGGAAAAGCAGACTAAAGCGGGCATCGCTGCCATGCGCGAGCGGCTGAGCATCGTCTCTCAGGAGCGCATCACCGAAGAGCTGCGCAAGATCATCATGGCACCGCGCCCCTCCATCGGCTTCAAGTTGATGGATGAAACCGCCCTGCTCCCGCTCGTCTTGCCGGAGATCAGTGCCATGAAGGGGGTAGAGCAGATCGGACGTTATCACCACAAGGATGTGTTTCTCCACACCTTGAAGGTACTGGACAATGTGGCCGCCGTCAGCGATAGCTTTCCCCTCCGCTTTGTGGCGCTGTTTCACGACGTGGCCAAGCCTCAGACCAAGGCCTTTGTGCCAGGGGTGGGCTGGACTTTTCACGGGCACGACGAGATCGGTGCGCGCATGATCAAGGGAATTTGCCGGCGGTTGCGTCTACCCGTGGAGGTGGCCAAGTACGCAGAGAAGCTCATCCGCTTGCACCTGCGGCCCATCCACTTGGCCGATGAAGGGGTCACTGACTCGGCCATCAGGCGACTGATCGTGCAGGCCGGGCCAGAGCTCGACGACCTGTTTGTCCTCTGCAGGGCGGACATCACCTCCGGCAACCCGGCGCGGGTAAAAGCACATCTGGCCAATTTTGACTACCTGGTGCAGCGCATGCACGAAGTAGAGGAAAAAGACCGCATGCGCGCCTTCCAGTCCCCGGTACGCGGGGAGGAGATCATGGCCGTGTGCGGCATTGGCCCGGGACCGATGGTGGGTCGCCTGAAGAAGATGATCGAGGAAGCCATACTTGACGGACAGATCCCCAACGAGCACGACGCCGCCTATCAGTACCTGCTCTCTATCAAGGACGCGGTGCTTTCAGCCGCTACGCCCCCAAAAGGGCCCGCATCTTGAAAGAAACTTTTGTTTCCGTTTTTCGTCTTACGTTCTGGTTTGGCTCGTCGGGGAGGGCCCTGGCATGCAATATTTTGCCGGGGGGAGGGGTATATTTGCGTGAATAGCTTGCGGGTGAGGAGCTGTTGGTAGGAGTAGATACCACGCATGGAGGGTCTGTCATGGCAACAGGAGAGTCGACGGCAAAAGGGGGGTCTCTGCTGGGCACGCTGGTGAACATCTTTGTCAGTCCGCGGGAAGCCTACGAGGCGATCGATCGCCGGCCAACATGGGTCTTCCCACTGGTCCTCGTCTTGTTGTCGGCGTTGGTAGCCGCCATTTTCATCACTCCGATGGCTATGGAGGAGCGGATGGCGGAGCAGCGCGACAAGCTCATCGAGAAGCGGGGCATGACGCCTGAAGAGGCAGATCGGGCGCTGGAGGTAGGGGCCAAGATCGGCAAGATCACTGGTCCGGTAATGGCCCCCATCGCGACCGTGGTGGTACTTGTGGTGGTCACACTCGCTCTCCTCTTCTTGGGGAACGTGGTCCTGGGCGGGGCGAGCAATTTCAAGAAAATCTTTGCGATGTACACGTGGACGTCGCTGATCGGCGTGCTGGCCACCATAGTGAAGACACCGCTGATGCTCTCGCGGGGCACCGTCGATTTGCAAACCAGTCTGGCCGCGTTTCTGGACCCGGCGCAGAAGGGCACCTTTCTCTACCAGTTGCTGGCGCGGACGGACGTTTTCTCGTTGTGGGAGCTGGTACTGGTCTGCATCGGGATGGCGGTCATCTATCGCTTTACGACGAAAAAGGCGGCCACCGGTGTGGTGGCGCTCTACCTGGTCTATGCTGTGGCTGCGGCGGCCGTTACTGCCGCACTCACTTAAGCCAGCGGGGGTTAGAGGAGCAAGATCATGGCGAGGTGGCAGGTACTAGTTGGGTTATTGCTTGTAGTGGGGACGGTCGGCGCGCAGACGGTGGGGCGACCCCTGTCGCTGGAGGAGTGCGTCAACCTGGCGTTAGAGAACAACGCCAGTGTGCGCAAGGCGGCGCTGGGGGTTGACCTGGCGGAGGCCACGGTGTTGGGCACCTGGTCTGGGCTCCTGCCGCACGTCAACGCCGGCTTTGCCTCCGGCCGCTTCATCCAGGGAGACCGCATCCGCAAGATGGACGTTCCCGTGGGATATGACCCGCAGAGCGGCAAGGTCATCTACGAGCAGCGGGAGATCGTGCAGAAGGGCGTGGAGCGCAACAGCCACTACGCGCGCCTATCGGTGGCGCAGAACCTTTTCGATTGGGGGCGGAGCCTGAACCTCATGCAGCAGGCGCGCTCCCAGGAACGTGCTGCTGAGCAGGCTTTCCTTGCTGCGCGCGATGCCGTGGTGCTGGATGTGTACACGAAGTACTTTGCCCTGCTCAAGGCAGTGAAGCTCTTGGAGGTGTACCGCGAAGCCCTGCAGTCGGCCGAAGAGCAGCTGCGGCGCACCCAGAGCATGTTCGAGCTCGGCGCCGTGGCCCAGGGCGATGTGTACAAGGCCAAAGTGACCGTCGGTGAGGCAAAGATCAACGTCATCTCGCAAGAAAACGAGGTGCGCATGGCCAGGGGCAATCTAAACGTGGCAATGGGACGCAACCCGGACGCCGAGCTGGCGGTGGTAGAAGTGGAGGTCGTGGAGACGCCTTTCCCGCACACCAGAGAGCAAGTGCTGGAAATGGCCATTGCCAACAACCCCGAACTGCGCCAACTGCGGCAATCGTTGGAGGCAGCGCGCCTCGGAGTGCGAGCGGCTAAGCTTGCGTACCTGCCCACATTCTCCCTCGGCGTGACCTACTCGCGCGACAATGAGTTTTTCGACAAGGTCTACTCCAAAGACCTGAAGCGCGATTACTACCTCACGGTGGGCATGCAAGCGGACTTGAATCTGTTCCGGGGATTTGCCGACAAGGCTGCCGTGGAGCGCGAGACGGTCTCGTACCGCAGCGCGCAGGAGGACCACGCAGACAAGCTGCGGCAGCTTGCGCTGCGGGTGGACCAGGCATTTCTCTACCTCGAAGCCCTGCGGGAGATTGCCGAAATCAACCGCGCTAACCTTGTGGCGGCGGAAGAAGACCTTCGCCTTGCCGAGGAGCGCTACCGCGTAGGTTCTGGCACATTGCTGGAGATCAACGACGCGCGAGTGGCGGTCACGCGTGCCAAGCAGATCGTGGTGGGCACCAGATACGATAGCCAGGTCGCCCGCGCCACCCTCGAGGCGCTGATGGGAACGCTGGGCACCGAGGCGACCAGAGGACGCACATGACTCGGGAGACTCGACTGCAAAGGTTCACCGCGCCCAGGAACAGAGGGGCCATAGTGCTTGTTCTCTTGGCCTTCCTGACCTCGGTGGGGTGCGAGAAGATCGAGAGCGAAGGCGGAGGCGTAATCTCCCCGGCCAAAGATGCACCGTACATCATTGAGTGTGTCACCTGCGTGGCGGTGGACACACAGTCGAACCCGGTTATGGTGACCTCCACGTTCGTCGTAGACGAGGCGGTGTATCTGTGGATCAGGTGGGGTAACTGGTACAAGACGCACGCCGTAAGCGTGAAGTGGTTTGACCCAGACGGGGAGCTGCAGGGGAGCTACGGGGAGGAGCTCACCTCCGACACCGGGTTTGCGGTAACCTGGTTCTTCATCGACACGGCAAGCTCGGCCCCCACCGGTGATTGGTGGGTGGAGATATACCTCGATGGGCAGTTCGTGCGCAGTCAAGTCTTCAGACTCATCTCGGGTTAGCTGCAAGTGGCCTACAGGTGGAGACGTGCTCATGACGAAAAAGAAAAGAACGGTGGTGTTCCTGCTGGGACTGGTGGCAGTGGTGGTGGCGGCCGTGGTGTTGGGGAGCCAGTCGGCAAGGAAGAAGGCTGTGGAGGTGACGGTGGCGCCGGTCAAGCGTGGCACCATCACCCAGGTGGTCTCGGGTTCAGGCAAGGTTCAACCCGAACTGAAAGTGAACATCGCGGCCCACGTCGCAGGCAAGATTGTGGAGTTGCCGGTGCGTGAGGGGCAGCAGGTGAGGCGCGGGCAGCTGCTGGTGCGCCTGGAAAAGGAGCAGTACCAGGCTGCCGTGGAAAGAGCC contains the following coding sequences:
- a CDS encoding AarF/UbiB family protein, which encodes MLKIHRRYRHLKRYRQIAVVLVKYGFADLVERLNLGAYLQVGRRLLRLKGTPEGGSTARRIRMALEELGPTFVKLGQVLSTRSFLVPADVVAELSLLQDQVRPEPFSALEPVLQQELRGPLGQHFPWFDSEPLASASIAQVHRARTADGHEVVVKIQRPGIAESIEADMEILLDLARLIERHLPESGQFAPVAMVEELARSTRRELDFVAEARNVELFARNCAKLSGVHVPAVFWNLTTTRVLTLEYVEGVKISEVDKLRHMGVDLRELVRRGTDFVLKQIFEDGFFHADPHPGNLLVRRDGAIVPVDFGIMGRLDDEMLSLFADLLLGVTRRDVELVVRVMAQMGIVTPGGDERTLRLDISEFIDRYYGLALRKVRMKALLEEAVALLVRHRLRVPSNLMLLGKTLGAYEDLAARLDPDFSFAAAVGPYARKLMWRQFEPGRLVYQVGRTMRELYQLSLVVPRHVETLLRRLSAGRLGAELHHQGLENLIREIDRSSNRLSFSLIIAALIVASSMIITAGLGPRLFGLSVLGVAGYLFAGLLGVWLVVAILRSGRL
- a CDS encoding TolC family protein, with translation MARWQVLVGLLLVVGTVGAQTVGRPLSLEECVNLALENNASVRKAALGVDLAEATVLGTWSGLLPHVNAGFASGRFIQGDRIRKMDVPVGYDPQSGKVIYEQREIVQKGVERNSHYARLSVAQNLFDWGRSLNLMQQARSQERAAEQAFLAARDAVVLDVYTKYFALLKAVKLLEVYREALQSAEEQLRRTQSMFELGAVAQGDVYKAKVTVGEAKINVISQENEVRMARGNLNVAMGRNPDAELAVVEVEVVETPFPHTREQVLEMAIANNPELRQLRQSLEAARLGVRAAKLAYLPTFSLGVTYSRDNEFFDKVYSKDLKRDYYLTVGMQADLNLFRGFADKAAVERETVSYRSAQEDHADKLRQLALRVDQAFLYLEALREIAEINRANLVAAEEDLRLAEERYRVGSGTLLEINDARVAVTRAKQIVVGTRYDSQVARATLEALMGTLGTEATRGRT
- a CDS encoding CCA tRNA nucleotidyltransferase, yielding MTTEEILAQVGALADQNALQVYAVGGFVRDRLRGVNGVDIDFVVVGDGPGFARLALQRLGGSGFVVYEKFCTASFLLHGHKLEFVSARAESYQPTSRKPLVRKASLADDLARRDFTINAMALSLNRASWMELVDPFGGQEDLRQRIIRTPLDPEETFQDDPLRIMRAIRFATQLDFRLEKQTKAGIAAMRERLSIVSQERITEELRKIIMAPRPSIGFKLMDETALLPLVLPEISAMKGVEQIGRYHHKDVFLHTLKVLDNVAAVSDSFPLRFVALFHDVAKPQTKAFVPGVGWTFHGHDEIGARMIKGICRRLRLPVEVAKYAEKLIRLHLRPIHLADEGVTDSAIRRLIVQAGPELDDLFVLCRADITSGNPARVKAHLANFDYLVQRMHEVEEKDRMRAFQSPVRGEEIMAVCGIGPGPMVGRLKKMIEEAILDGQIPNEHDAAYQYLLSIKDAVLSAATPPKGPAS
- a CDS encoding YIP1 family protein — encoded protein: MATGESTAKGGSLLGTLVNIFVSPREAYEAIDRRPTWVFPLVLVLLSALVAAIFITPMAMEERMAEQRDKLIEKRGMTPEEADRALEVGAKIGKITGPVMAPIATVVVLVVVTLALLFLGNVVLGGASNFKKIFAMYTWTSLIGVLATIVKTPLMLSRGTVDLQTSLAAFLDPAQKGTFLYQLLARTDVFSLWELVLVCIGMAVIYRFTTKKAATGVVALYLVYAVAAAAVTAALT